CCAATGCGTCGAAATACTCGCGCGTGAGGCGAAGCTGCGTCGCGGCATCTTCCGCGCGGTTCACGACATGGCGGAACGCCGCGTTCTCTGGGCGATCCTTCGCGTACCAGCCAAGGTGCTTGCGTGCGATGCGTACACCCATCACTTCGCCGTAGAAGGCGTAGAGGTGTTCGAGGTGGCCGATCAGGATATCGCGCACTTCCGCAGGCGTCGGCTCGGGTAGGTAACCGCCCGTTTCGAGATGATGGGCGATCTCGCGGAAGATCCACGGCCGCCCCTGCGCGCCACGGCCGATCATCACCGCATCGGCGCCGGTCAGCGCGAGCACTTCGCGTGCGCGGTCGGGCGTGGTGATATCGCCGTTCGCCAATACGGGAAGCGAGACGCTGGCCTTTACGGCGGCGATGGTGGCGAACTCTGCCTCGCCTTCGTATTTGTCGGCACGGGTGCGCCCATGCATGGCCAGTGCGGCGATACCGGCATCCTCGGCGATGCGCGCGATGGTCAACGCATTGCGGTTTTCGCGATCCCAGCCGGTACGGATCTTCAGTGTGACGGGAATATCCACCGCCTTGACCACCGCGTTGAGGATGCGGCCGACCAGCGGCTCATCCTGCAGCAGCGCCGAGCCGGACCATACGTTGCACACCTTCTTGGCCGGGCAACCCATGTTGATATCGACGATCTGCGCGCCGTTATCGGCGTTGTAGCGCGCGGCCTCGGCCAGCATGCCGGGATCGTAGCCGGCGATCTGCACGCTTACCGGCTCCGGCTCGCCATCGTGATCCATGCGGCGCAGCGACTTGCGGGTGTTCCACAGGCGCGGATCGGCGGTCGTCATCTCAGACACGGCGAGACCGGCCCCCATGCGTTTGCAGAGGAGCCGGAACGGCTTGTCGGTGACGCCGGCCATGGGCGCGAGGACCACGGCGGGCGCGATGGCGTAGGGGCCGATGCGCATGGACGGCATTTTAGCCTATCTCGGGCGCTGGCCCATCTACTCCCGGACCTTGCCAGCTATTGGCAGCTTGGAGGAAGCGCACGCGGTGCCATGACGGGCGCCGCTTCGTCGTACGGTGTCGTGTCCACTACGAAGAACTCGAGATTGTCCCGCAATCATAAATTTGTTCAGAACTGCACGTGGATGTAGTCAATGATGGTCGTGTTTCGCGCTCGCTGGGTCCTCCTACGGAGATAACCATCTCGTTGGACTTGAGCGTCTGCGCTTCAGTGGTATCGATCGTAAAACGGTGTGCGGCTGGTCGCATGCTGATGTCACGGCGAGCGGCAACGTACTGCACGGTGAAAACACCACCGTTCCCGAAATCGTAGGCATGAGAGATGTCTACTTCTTTGACGACGGTTTCGCCTGGCTCGATTCGCCTGAAATGCGAATCGCTAATCGCGCCCCAGTGGTCCCGTGATCCCGTGTAGCGAACGGGATTTCCGGATGAATCAAAGACGCGAAGAAAATCTGAGGAAGGTACGTTGTCCTCTCGACCGAAGGGTGATTCTGGTCGATAAACGAAGGCGGGCTGGTCGCCCGAATTGGTGAACTCGACGCTCACTTTCACGCTCCCCTTCCCGGCGGTTGCGGGTGGGTGCAACGAAACGACGAGCTGGTCCGAAGCCAGCGCGGGAAGTGGAGCGAATGAGGCAAGCCAGATCGCAAGCAAGGTTACGCGTTTCATGAGTCTCGGCAGTGATGGCACGAGGACTCAGGATTTACGACGGGGCGCCGAAACGATATGGAAGGATTCTGAAAAGACCGATGTATCGTTGCAGAGCGCGATGCGATTCACATATCCGATGAGCGGCGCGAAAAATCAGAATGATCGCATTGACTCCGGGCTTCAACGTCGAGCGATGGCCTTTTTGGGTACGGCATCGACGGCAGCCGCGGCATCGACCTGCACCAGGCCGTTGGTAGGCGCGCTGGTGCGCAGCAGGATGTCGTGGACGGCGCGGGCATCCAGGCCGGGGGAGACGGACAGCAGCAAGGCGACGATGCCGCTGACATGGGCCGTGGCCATGGACGAACCCGAGGTGAAGTCGTAACCGCCGCCGGGCTGGGTGGTGAGGATGTCGTTGCCGGGAGCGCTGACGACCCCAGGCGGGGCAGGGCCTGTCGCGGTGGTGCGGACAACGATTACGCCGGGCGCGCTATCGGGAAAGCCACGCGGATCGCCATTGGGCGGCAGCGCAGCGATGACGATGCGGCCTTGGGAAAGGAGCTGGTCGAGCAGCTTGCCGAGCAGGGGATCCGCCGGGCCGCCGAGGCTCAGGTTGATGATCCGTGCATCGGTGTCGTTGACGGCGGCCAGTGCCTTGGCCAGCGTAAAGGAATTACAGCGCGCGCCGCTTTTCGCATCCGCGTACCAGCAGGCCTTGTACACGCTGACTTCGGCCTTGGGCGCCATGCCCACCATGCCCTGGTGGTTGTTCCCTACGGCCGCGATGATGCCGGCCACTTCGGTGCCGTGGCGATCGGTGGCGAAGGCGTTGTCGTGGTCGGAGACCTCATCGCGGGTATCGGCGATATGGCCTTTCAGGTCAGGGTGCGAGAGATCCACGCCCGTATCGACCACGGCCACGTGCACGCCATCGCCCTGGGTCACCGTGTGCGCTTCCGCGGCGTGCGTTTCCACGAAGCCGCGTTGCAGGTCGGTATAGGGATCGTTGTAGTGCGCTTCGTCCTGGTCGGAATAAACAGCGTATTCCTGCAGCGGTTGCGCCAGTTCCACGCGTTGGTCTTTCGCCAGCGCGGCAATCAGCGCGTCGCGGTCCATGCCGGCGGGCGGGCGAAGCACGATGCAGTACACGCCGAGCGCGCGGATGGGCCAGCCGCCCACTTCATTCCAGCCGTACTGGCGGCGCAGATCGGAAAGCAGCGAGCGCGCACGCTGGCCTGCGCCGTAGTTAGGTGCCGGTGCATAGCCGAGCAGGCTGGAGCCTGCATGCGTGGCGGCGGGCTCCAGCGGGTTGGAGACGGCAAGCACGATGTCACGTGAGCTATCCATGCCCGCCGCCACGCTGGTATCGCCGCTTGCCGGTGCCGATGCGGGTGCGGTCAGCGCAGCGCCGGACGGGCGCGTCGCCGCGCACCCTGCGAGGGCCAGGGCCGTTGCAAGCAGCAGGAGTACGCGGTGTTTCATGGATTCCCGGCGACCGGTTCCGCAAAGCGGATACCCGTGGTGCTACGCAGGCGGTCGGAAGCCTGCTTCGCATTCACGGCAGCGTCTTCCGGGACCACGGTGTAGGCACCCACGCCATTCGGGCCATCGACCACGCGCAGGTGCTGGGCCTGCAGCAGCGCATTCCAGGCGGACATGTTCATGCTCTTGTCCGGCACTACGTGGATCGCTCCTGCGGGCGTGGCCGGGGCGGCATCGCTGAGCGTCCGGTAAGCACCCACGGGCGTATCGGTGGACCACAGTTTCAGGCCCAGCGCGCCCAGGCCGATCGCCTGCAACACCACGGCGGCGGCCAGCGTACGCAGCAACCAGCCATGGCTGGCGGCGGGCGCTTCGGGCGCGGACTGCTGCGGGTCATCCACATCCAGGCGGGCGAACAGGCGCTGCAGGCCCTGCTCGGGATCCAGGGTTACGTTGGGCGGCAGTTGCACGGCGCGCGCGAGCTTGCGTTGCTGCTCGAATTCGCCGCGGCAATCGTCGCAGGTGGCAAGGTGGCTTTCGAGCCACGCGGCCTGTTCATGGCTGGCGGTGGCCTGGAGGATCCAGGGCATCGCTTCCCACGCGCGGGCACACTCCCTGCCGGCTGGGGTGGGGCGGGTCATGGCAGTTTCTCCTTGGACGTGGCCGTTTCGCCGGCCAGGCCCGGTAGTACGTTGCGCAGCTTCACGCGCGCATGGAAAAGGCGAGCCTTCACGGTGCCGACGGGGCATTGCATGATCGCCGCCACGTCGTCGAGCGAATGGCCGATACCGTATACGAGTTCCACCACCACGCGCTGGTCGGCCGAGAGCCGCTCCATGCCGCGGCCTAGCCAGTCGCGCAGTTCGCGGTCATCACCGGGATCGTGCGAGGGAATGCGGTCCTCTGGCACGCTGTCTTCATCGACCGGTTCGCTGCCGTGCTGGCGCAGCGATTTGAGGCCGCAGCGGTAGGCGATACCCATGATCCAGGTGGAGACGCGCGATTCGCCCTGGAAGCTGGCCGCCTTCTGCCACACGATCCAGAAGCAGTCGTTGATCACTTCCTCGATGATGTCGGCCCGGCGGGTCAGGCGGGCCAGGAAACGGGTGAGCCGGCCGTGGTACGCCCGGTACATCACCGTTAGCGCGGCACGGTCGCCCGCGGACATCCGCTGGAGGAGCAGGCGGTCATTGGCGTCGGTATCGGCCTGGGTCATGGCTGTGGCTTGCGTGGGGTACCTGGACCGTAAGTGCGTGCGGCGGGCCCAATGGTTGCCATGGCATCAGAAGGTGCGGGCCAGGGTGGCTACCCAGGGCGAAACCCGCTGTTCGCCCTGGCTGCGCTCGCGGTTTGTGAAGACATGCATGAGTTCCACCCGCCAGGCGCCGTTTTGCCATACCAGGCCCGCGTGGCCGTAGGTGTAGCGGCTGGACTGGGTCTCCCGATGATACTGCCCGTGATAGTACCGGTAGGGCGGCACGAGATATTGCGCGAGGCCCACGCCGCCGGTGGCGGAGACGTGCCAGGCCAGGGGCCAGCGGAAGCCCACGTCGGCCGCGCCGCGCGGGCCGCCGCCGCGGTGGGCCAGCTGGATGGCCGAGGCGCTCATGGTCAGCACATCACGCCAGAGCACGCTCACGCCCAGTTCGGTGCGGTCGTAGGTGCGGGTGCCGCTGGCGCTGCCCGGGTAACGGTAATCGAGCAGGCCGGCCTGGAGCTGCCAGTCATCGCTGAGCGACCAGGATTTCGCGACCTGGGCCAGGGTCTCGGCGATGCGGCCGGGGGAGCGGGTCTGGTAGCTGGCCGACGCACCGACGGACCAGCCATCGCGGGTCACCCAGCTGACGCCCCCCTGCACGATGGGCGCAGGCGGGGTCACGGCGACGCCGCGATCGACCAGCTGCGAGCTGACCGCCAGGGTGCCACCCCAGTCGCCAGCCCAGGCCTGCAGGGGTGCCAGGCCGCACGCCACCACGGCCACGGCAAGGCGCCACCGCGGCGGGAGTGCGTCGCGGCGGACCATGGGCTTGCCTGGCCTGGCTTGGGTCAGGTTGTCCGACATCACGTCATCTTTTACTTGGCCCGCCCCGTGGCGTGGTTCCGGCGTCTGCTTCCGCCTCAGTGCAAGGTGGCGAGGTAGGCAAGCAGGTCGTCCAGGTCCTTCGCATTGTCGAGGCCATCGTATTTCATCTTGGTGCCGGGGTTGGCCTGTTTCGCTGGCTGGGATAGGTACGTATGTAACTGTTCGGGCGTCCAGGTCCAGCCGATGTTCTTCAGCGCATCGGAATAGTTGTAATCGGGCAGGCTGCCCGATTTACGGCCCACGATGCCAAACAGGCTGGGGCCTTTCTTGTTGCGGCCCTGGGCCACGGCGTGGCACTCGGCGCACTCGGACTTGAACACGTCCTGGCCTGCCTTCGCGTTGCCGGCCGCCGCTGGAAGCGATGCCAGCAGGGAGCTTGCGATAAAGCCCGCGGCCAACAGGCGCGCGGGCAGGGTGGGGTGGTTTGGGGGAGTCACGCGTCGTATTCCTGTCGGGCTAGAAGGCGATGCTTGCGGAAACGGTGAAGGCATTCAGGTCGGAGGCGTCCACACCGCGCACGCCGGGTGGCGCACCGAAGATGTTGGAGCCGCGCCCGTTGAAGCGGGTGACCCGGAACCACGTGGCGGCGAGCTTCAGGTTGCCCTTGGTGATCCAGCTATCGTCCTTGCCGAACGGCGCCCACGTGAGGGTGAACAGGTTGATCGTGCTATCCGGATCGCCGAACGGCGGGTAGCGCACATCACTCGCACTACCGGTGCTCTTCAGCTGCGATACCTGGATGCCGTAGGTTTGCCTGAACGTGTACGTCACCGATGCGACCTGGTCGCGCGCGGACCCGCGGTTCGATTCGAGTGCACCGGGGACGAATGGATTGGGTAACGCGGTACCGTACTTGCGCCGCTCGTAGATGTTCACGTAGCTGGCCTGCACGATGTGCTCGCGGTTGCCCAGGTACTGGTAGGTGAGGTCGTAGCCGAAGTCGTCGATATCGTCCTTCGACGCGCCACGCGGCAATTCACGCTTGGTGGTGAGTGCCACGACGCCTGCGGAGAAGAACTGCTTGCGCATGTCCTTCATGTACGCAAAGCGAAAGTAACCCGTATCGCTCAGCTTGCCGGGGTCGCCGCCGACGTTGTAGCCGAGGTCATCCTGCGTGCTTCGCTGCAGCGAACGGTAGGTGCCGGCTTCGGCGTACCAGACCTTGTCGTAAAGCGCGTACACGCTCGCGCCGATCACGCGGTTGGTCAGCGCATTCGGTGCACCCGGGCTCAACAACGTGCCCGTGGCCCCGCCCGGCGCGAGGAACGACGCGTTTGGCAGGGCGCCGATCGGGTCCTGGAAGCCTGGGCTGTTGTTGACGGTTACGCCGATCGTCGTGTCCTTGCCCGCGATCTTCAGTTCCTTCGCGACGTAGCGCAGGTCGATATTGCTGAGCCGCGTGTTGTAAGTGTCGTGGCCGGTATGGTCGGCTTCCACCTTGATGTAGCCGCCGACGTTGTCGGTAAGCCTGCCCGCCAGGTACAGATCGCCTTCGGTCAGCGTGGTATCGCTGGGGCCGGTCTTCGGGTTCACGTGGCTCGCAGTGATCTGCGCGGCGACCGGTATTTTGGTGCCCTGGCCGTCGGTATCGGTATAGCCATTCAGCTTGAAGCGCATGCCGTAAGGCGTGAGCGCCGGGCCATAAGCCCCCGCGTGGCAATCGGCGCAGGCCGAGCCCGTCTGCCGTGCGTACGCGGGAATGGCCTGGGCGGTGTGGCTCACCAGCGAAAGCACCAGCGCAAGGGCCGCCCACCACGCGGCGTGGCCGGGAGTGCGCGGTCGACGTCGAAACGGTAACGGTGGCATGGGGCGGAACTCCTTGTGGTTTGGGGGCAGGCGGACGCTTACGCGCCCTTGCGCGGCCACATCCGGTGCAGCAGGCCGTCACGACGGCCGAAGTGGTGGAAAAGGGCGGCGCCGATATGCAGGCAGACCAGGGCGAGCAGCACCCAGGCCGCATCGATGTGCAGTGCCTGCAAGCGATCGGCCAGGTCGTCATCTGGCGCCACCAGGCGTGGCAGCGTCAGGCCGAAGAAATGCACATCGTGGTCACCCGCGCTGCTCATGGCCCAGCCGATCAGCGGCATGCCCAGCAGCAACAGGTAAAGCGCGACGTGGGTCGCTGCGGCGGCCGCATGCATGATCCTCGGCATGGGGATGGGCGGCAGGCGCGCGGCGCGCAGGCGCAGCACGACGCGTACGGCGAACAACACGAGCACCAGCAGGCCGAAGTGCCGGTGGCCTTCCAGCAACCACATGCGCAGGCTTCGCCCGGATACCTCATCACGCAACAGGATGAGCGCCGCCGCGCAAACGACACATACCACGGTGAGCCAGTGCAGCACGCGCAAGGGCCGGGGCCACGGTACGGGTCGTTGGTCTTGGGTGTTCCAGGCCATGCAGGGCAATCCCCTCCGGCGCCCGCCAGCCGGGCGACGCATGGCCATGAGTGCCAGCCGTGGCACGGAAAGGTTGCGCCCTGGCGCCCGCAACCTTTCGCGCCGGGCCCTGCACTCATTCGAAGACCACCGCGACACGCCGGGATTCGCCATGGATATAGCTCGCATACCCTTCCAGATCCACGGCGATAGCCGCGGCATGCTCGTGGCGCTCGAGGGCATGCGCGATGTGCCTTTCGATATCCGCCGCGTCTATTACATCTTCGCCACGGTCGATGGCGTGCGGCGCGGGCAACATGCCCACCGCACGCTGACCCAGCTGGCCGTGGCGGTCCGCGGTTCCGTGACCTTCCTGCTCGACGACGGTACGGGGCCGGCGGAAGTGACGCTGGATGACCCTGCCAGCGGGGTGCTCATCGGGCCCATGGTGTGGCGCGAGCTGCACCATTTCAGCGACGACTGCGTGGTGATGGTACTTGCCGACCAGGCCTACGACCCCACCGATTACATCGCCGACTACGAGCAGTTCCTGGGCGAAGCCAACGCGCACGCCTTTCCGGGAGTGGCCGCCGCATGGCCCGGCCGTTAGTCCTTATCGGTGCGGGCGAGTTCGCCTTGATCGCCCGTGAATACTTTACCCACGACGCCGGCCGCGAGGTCGTGGCCTTCGTCGTCGAACGTGCATGGCTGGATCGCGATGCTATCGATGGCACGCCGGTTGTCGCGTACGAGGATATCGAGGCGATTTATCCGCCCGACGATGTCGACGTTTTCGTCGCCATCCCGGCCAGCGGCCTCAATCGGCTGCGTGCCCGGTTCTACCGTGACCTGAAGGCACGCGGCTATCGCTTCGCCCGCTACATCAGTTCGCGCGCGTTTGTGTGGCGAAATGCCACGGTGGGCGACAACTGTTTCATCTTCGAAGGCAACGTCATCCAGCCGTTCGTCACGATCGGTGATAACTGCATCCTGTGGAGTGGGAACCACATCGGCCACCGCACGGTGATCCGCGATCACGTGTTCATGGCCTCGCATGCCGTGGTGTCGGGTTACTGCGAGATCGGTGAGCACAGTTTCATCGGCGTCAATAGCACGTTCAACGACAAAGTGCGCGTGGCATCGGACAACATCATTGGCTCAGGCGCGCTCGTCGTGCGCGATACCGAGCCTGGCCTCGTCTATGTCGGGTCACCGGCGAAACCCCTGCCAGGCAAGCGCAGCCTGGATGTGGCGCTCTAGGGGATGCGTATGACGGCATGGACCAAACGCGGGTTGGTGTTCGATACGCTTCGCCAGGGCGTCGGCGGCTGGATGCGTCATTCCGCGCTCACGCCCACGCCGTGGCGGCGCAATGACGGCACGATCCGCGTCTACGCGAGCTTTCGCGATGACGAAGGCATCGGCCGGATCGGCTATGTGGACATGGACGCCGAGCGGCCGGGGGAGGTGGTGCGCGTGAGCGCACGGCCGGTGCTCGATGTCGGGCGTGGCGGTTGTTTCGATGACAACGGGATGATCCTTGGCGACCTGGTCGAAGCGCCGGGCGGCCTGCACCTGTTTTACGTGGGGTTCCAGCGTGTGGCGCGTGCCAAGTTCCTGGCATTCACCGGGCTTGCCCTTTCCACCGACGGTGGCGACACGTTTGCGCGGGTGCAGGAAACGCCGGTGCTCGATCGTGGCCCGGGGCGGAGCAGCATCGCGGCGATTCATTCGGCCAGGTACGAGGGTGGCCGCTGGCGGCTTTGGTATGCCGCGGGCGATGGCTGGGAAATGATCGGCGGCCAGCCGTTTCCCCGGTACCACATTCGCTACCGGGAAACGGATGACCTGCATGGCCAGCCCGCGCGCGACGAGGTGTGCCTGCTGCCGCAGGGCCAGGAATACCGTATCGGCCGACCGCGTGTTTACCGTGACGGCGACGGCTACCTGATGTACTTCACGCGTGGCGATACCAAAGGCGGTTATTTCCCCGGCTGCGCCACGAGTGCGGACGGCATCCATTGGGAGCGGCACGACGAGCGGTTCGGGCTGGCGCTTTCCGAGCGTGGCTGGGATTCCCGCACGATCTGCTATCCGGCGTTGCTCGATGATGGCGAGCGCACACTCATGTTCTACAACGGCAACGACATGGGCGTGGATGGCTTTGGCCTCGCGGAGGCGTACCGTGCTTAGCGTCCGGCCCTATACACCGGCTGACGCGCCGCGCTGGGACGCCGTGGTGGCCCAGTCGCGCAACGGTACGTTCCTGCACAGCCGTGCCTATATGGACTACCACGCGGACCGTTTCACCGATGCCTCCCTTGTGCTTGAGAACGACGGCGAGGTGGTGGCCGTGCTGGCCGCCAATCGCGACGGTGACACGGTGTGCAGCCACGCTGGCCTGACTTATGGTGGGTTGGTGGCGCTGCGTTCATTGCGCGCGGAAGGCACGCTCGAGGCGTTCGGGCGGATCGGCGAGCATTACCGTCGTGACGGCGTCCGCCGCTTCATCTACAAGCCTGTGCCGCACGTGTTCCACACGTGGCCGGCAGAGGAAGACCTCTACGCGCTGCACCGCCTCGGCGCATCGCTGACCCGGCGTGACCTTTCGTCGGTGCTGGCGCTTGGCGATGCGCCGGCCATGAACACGATGCGTCGCCGTGCCGTGGCAAAGGCGCGTGCGGCCGGTGTTGTCACGCGTATCGGCACCGACATGGCGCCGTTCCACGCCATGCTGGCCGATGTGTTGCGCCGTCACGACGCCGTACCGACGCATAGCCTGGCGGAACTGGACCTGCTGCGCTCACGCTTCCCCGGGCAGATCGTGCTGCACGAAGCACACCGCGGTGATGAGCTGCTGGCGGGCGTGGTGATTTATGACTTCGGGCATACCGTGCACAGCCAGTACCTCGCCGCATCCGCGGCAGGCCGCGATGGCGGCGCCTTGAGTTTCCTGCTGGCCGAGCTGGTGGGCGGCGTGTACGCGCAACGCCCGCGCTTCAGCTTCGGCATATCGACGGAAGACGAGGGCAAGGTACTCAACGCTGGCCTGGTCGCGCAGAAGGAATCCTTTGGCGCCAGGGCGGTGGTGCATGACCGCTACGAGTGGGTGTTGTGATGGACGTGCCTTTCCTGAGCCTGCGTGAAGTCAAC
Above is a genomic segment from Luteibacter aegosomatissinici containing:
- a CDS encoding GNAT family N-acetyltransferase, translating into MLSVRPYTPADAPRWDAVVAQSRNGTFLHSRAYMDYHADRFTDASLVLENDGEVVAVLAANRDGDTVCSHAGLTYGGLVALRSLRAEGTLEAFGRIGEHYRRDGVRRFIYKPVPHVFHTWPAEEDLYALHRLGASLTRRDLSSVLALGDAPAMNTMRRRAVAKARAAGVVTRIGTDMAPFHAMLADVLRRHDAVPTHSLAELDLLRSRFPGQIVLHEAHRGDELLAGVVIYDFGHTVHSQYLAASAAGRDGGALSFLLAELVGGVYAQRPRFSFGISTEDEGKVLNAGLVAQKESFGARAVVHDRYEWVL
- a CDS encoding zf-HC2 domain-containing protein — translated: MTRPTPAGRECARAWEAMPWILQATASHEQAAWLESHLATCDDCRGEFEQQRKLARAVQLPPNVTLDPEQGLQRLFARLDVDDPQQSAPEAPAASHGWLLRTLAAAVVLQAIGLGALGLKLWSTDTPVGAYRTLSDAAPATPAGAIHVVPDKSMNMSAWNALLQAQHLRVVDGPNGVGAYTVVPEDAAVNAKQASDRLRSTTGIRFAEPVAGNP
- a CDS encoding S8 family serine peptidase, translated to MKHRVLLLLATALALAGCAATRPSGAALTAPASAPASGDTSVAAGMDSSRDIVLAVSNPLEPAATHAGSSLLGYAPAPNYGAGQRARSLLSDLRRQYGWNEVGGWPIRALGVYCIVLRPPAGMDRDALIAALAKDQRVELAQPLQEYAVYSDQDEAHYNDPYTDLQRGFVETHAAEAHTVTQGDGVHVAVVDTGVDLSHPDLKGHIADTRDEVSDHDNAFATDRHGTEVAGIIAAVGNNHQGMVGMAPKAEVSVYKACWYADAKSGARCNSFTLAKALAAVNDTDARIINLSLGGPADPLLGKLLDQLLSQGRIVIAALPPNGDPRGFPDSAPGVIVVRTTATGPAPPGVVSAPGNDILTTQPGGGYDFTSGSSMATAHVSGIVALLLSVSPGLDARAVHDILLRTSAPTNGLVQVDAAAAVDAVPKKAIARR
- a CDS encoding acetyltransferase, with protein sequence MARPLVLIGAGEFALIAREYFTHDAGREVVAFVVERAWLDRDAIDGTPVVAYEDIEAIYPPDDVDVFVAIPASGLNRLRARFYRDLKARGYRFARYISSRAFVWRNATVGDNCFIFEGNVIQPFVTIGDNCILWSGNHIGHRTVIRDHVFMASHAVVSGYCEIGEHSFIGVNSTFNDKVRVASDNIIGSGALVVRDTEPGLVYVGSPAKPLPGKRSLDVAL
- a CDS encoding c-type cytochrome, with product MASSLLASLPAAAGNAKAGQDVFKSECAECHAVAQGRNKKGPSLFGIVGRKSGSLPDYNYSDALKNIGWTWTPEQLHTYLSQPAKQANPGTKMKYDGLDNAKDLDDLLAYLATLH
- a CDS encoding sugar 3,4-ketoisomerase, which translates into the protein MDIARIPFQIHGDSRGMLVALEGMRDVPFDIRRVYYIFATVDGVRRGQHAHRTLTQLAVAVRGSVTFLLDDGTGPAEVTLDDPASGVLIGPMVWRELHHFSDDCVVMVLADQAYDPTDYIADYEQFLGEANAHAFPGVAAAWPGR
- a CDS encoding cytochrome C codes for the protein MPPLPFRRRPRTPGHAAWWAALALVLSLVSHTAQAIPAYARQTGSACADCHAGAYGPALTPYGMRFKLNGYTDTDGQGTKIPVAAQITASHVNPKTGPSDTTLTEGDLYLAGRLTDNVGGYIKVEADHTGHDTYNTRLSNIDLRYVAKELKIAGKDTTIGVTVNNSPGFQDPIGALPNASFLAPGGATGTLLSPGAPNALTNRVIGASVYALYDKVWYAEAGTYRSLQRSTQDDLGYNVGGDPGKLSDTGYFRFAYMKDMRKQFFSAGVVALTTKRELPRGASKDDIDDFGYDLTYQYLGNREHIVQASYVNIYERRKYGTALPNPFVPGALESNRGSARDQVASVTYTFRQTYGIQVSQLKSTGSASDVRYPPFGDPDSTINLFTLTWAPFGKDDSWITKGNLKLAATWFRVTRFNGRGSNIFGAPPGVRGVDASDLNAFTVSASIAF
- a CDS encoding TorF family putative porin, producing the protein MSDNLTQARPGKPMVRRDALPPRWRLAVAVVACGLAPLQAWAGDWGGTLAVSSQLVDRGVAVTPPAPIVQGGVSWVTRDGWSVGASASYQTRSPGRIAETLAQVAKSWSLSDDWQLQAGLLDYRYPGSASGTRTYDRTELGVSVLWRDVLTMSASAIQLAHRGGGPRGAADVGFRWPLAWHVSATGGVGLAQYLVPPYRYYHGQYHRETQSSRYTYGHAGLVWQNGAWRVELMHVFTNRERSQGEQRVSPWVATLARTF
- a CDS encoding cytochrome b, with the translated sequence MAWNTQDQRPVPWPRPLRVLHWLTVVCVVCAAALILLRDEVSGRSLRMWLLEGHRHFGLLVLVLFAVRVVLRLRAARLPPIPMPRIMHAAAAATHVALYLLLLGMPLIGWAMSSAGDHDVHFFGLTLPRLVAPDDDLADRLQALHIDAAWVLLALVCLHIGAALFHHFGRRDGLLHRMWPRKGA
- a CDS encoding RNA polymerase sigma factor, with protein sequence MTQADTDANDRLLLQRMSAGDRAALTVMYRAYHGRLTRFLARLTRRADIIEEVINDCFWIVWQKAASFQGESRVSTWIMGIAYRCGLKSLRQHGSEPVDEDSVPEDRIPSHDPGDDRELRDWLGRGMERLSADQRVVVELVYGIGHSLDDVAAIMQCPVGTVKARLFHARVKLRNVLPGLAGETATSKEKLP
- the dusB gene encoding tRNA dihydrouridine synthase DusB, which translates into the protein MRIGPYAIAPAVVLAPMAGVTDKPFRLLCKRMGAGLAVSEMTTADPRLWNTRKSLRRMDHDGEPEPVSVQIAGYDPGMLAEAARYNADNGAQIVDINMGCPAKKVCNVWSGSALLQDEPLVGRILNAVVKAVDIPVTLKIRTGWDRENRNALTIARIAEDAGIAALAMHGRTRADKYEGEAEFATIAAVKASVSLPVLANGDITTPDRAREVLALTGADAVMIGRGAQGRPWIFREIAHHLETGGYLPEPTPAEVRDILIGHLEHLYAFYGEVMGVRIARKHLGWYAKDRPENAAFRHVVNRAEDAATQLRLTREYFDALAAGVSLAA